The Vidua macroura isolate BioBank_ID:100142 chromosome 4, ASM2450914v1, whole genome shotgun sequence genome window below encodes:
- the C4H2orf81 gene encoding uncharacterized protein C2orf81 homolog isoform X2, giving the protein MEPRDAKGGGMAEKAKPLGAGTRSKKDKSHTASRAQPRQSKKVSLETQPTPSPDAASLPREPLDVGPILDELLERVLTECTLAAVARQLVPFTVARARDAILFVAEWRFLVRDDGDPDPERDGVWKEDEEPQTFWDTWTDTIAEASLSSEEVPVAAEAESPLVCPGEVPALDVPVPPEQLPGAVIVSGPGPPLPEPPIAPQPPGKGRRLSAAPGRGRRPSRPPRPRPVPLDAPRPPAPLPAAPSEPAAQAPPESREVPVADGDQVPPSSSFSRRSLASIRPRRPSRDMGVPRLGVRRGATRWVLPEVKVVDVSNDPERARSLTRLLAPATLQVLLAAARATKAELQLCDPWLASVRLAPGVTVRWGGSERRGPAPAGHGGDEQGDEALRRAEKDLKPILPYPACRLSEYGESEEELEKALGTRQLPGLLLPGALPAPGRPLSPRVSPVPRLAPGMALYDALGARGSSPALLKRAEVNKKH; this is encoded by the exons ATGGAGCCCCGGGACGCCAAAGGGGGCGGGATGGCCGAG AAAGCGAAACCCCTCGGGGCCGGCACCAGATCGAAGAAGGACAAGTCACACACGGCCAGCCGAGCCCAGCCCCGGCAGTCCAAGAAGGTGTCCCTCGAAACCCAGCCCACCCCGTCCCCGGATGCCGCGTCCCTGCCCCGGGAGCCCTTGGACGTCGGGCCCATCCTGGACGAGCTCCTGGAGCGGGTCCTGACCGAGTGCACGCTGGCGGCCGTGGCTCGGCAA CTGGTGCCCTTCACGGTGGCGCGGGCGCGGGACGCCATCCTGTTTGTCGCCGAGTGGCGGTTCCTGGTGCGGGACGACGGGGACCCGGATCCCGAACGGGACGGAGTCTGGAAGGAGGACGAGGAGCCCCAAACCTTCTGGGACACCTGGACAGACACCATCGCGGAGGCCTCTCTGTCCTCGGAAGAG GTCCCCGTGGCAGCCGAGGCTGAAAGTCCCCTCGTGTGTCCCGGCGAGGTCCCCGCCCTGGATGTCCCTGTGCCCCCGGAGCAG CTTCCCGGCGCCGTCATCGTGTCCGGGCCGGGACCACCCCTCCCGGAGCCGCCCATCGCTCCCCAGCCCCCCGGGAAGGGTCGCCGCCTCTCCGCGGCCCCCGGGAGGGGCCGCCGACCCTCCcggcccccgcggccccggccggTCCCGCTGGACGCGCCCCGGCCCCCGGCTCCGCTGCCGGCCGCGCCCTCGGAACCCGCGGCGCAGGCACCGCCGGAGTCCCGCGAGGTGCCGGTGGCGGACGGCGACCAAGTGCCGCCGTCGTCATCCTTCTCCCGCCGCAGCCTGGCATCCATCCGGCCGCGCAGACCCTCCCGCGACATGGGGGTGCCCAGGCTGGGTGTCCGCCGCGGTGCCACTCGCTGGGTGTTGCCCGAGGTGAAGGTGGTGGACGTGAGCAACGACCCCGAGCGGGCGCGGTCGCTGACCCGGTTGCTAGCGCCGGCAACCCTGCAGGTCCTCTTGGCAGCCGCGCGGGCCACCAAGGCCGAGCTGCAGCTGTGCGACCCCTGGCTGGCCTCGGTTCGCCTGGCTCCCGGTGTCACCGTGCGCTGGGGCGGCAGCGAGCGGCGCGGGCCGGCCCCGGCGGGGCATGGCGGGGACGAGCAGGGGGACGAGGCGTTGAGGAGGGCGGAGAAGGATCTGAAGCCCATCCTGCCCTACCCGGCGTGCCGGCTCTCAGAGTACGGAGAAtcagaggaggagctggaaaaggCGCTGGGAACGCGGCagctcccggggctgctcctcccGGGAGCTCTCCCGGCTCCGGGGAGACCCCTGTCGCCCCGTGTCTCGCCGGTGCCCCGGCTGGCACCGGGCATGGCACTGTACGACGCTCTCGGAGCTCGGGGCTCTTCGCCAGCGCTGCTGAAAAGAGCAGAAGTCAATAAAAAACACTAA
- the C4H2orf81 gene encoding uncharacterized protein C2orf81 homolog isoform X1, with product MEPRDAKGGGMAEKAKPLGAGTRSKKDKSHTASRAQPRQSKKVSLETQPTPSPDAASLPREPLDVGPILDELLERVLTECTLAAVARQLVPFTVARARDAILFVAEWRFLVRDDGDPDPERDGVWKEDEEPQTFWDTWTDTIAEASLSSEEVPVAAEAESPLVCPGEVPALDVPVPPEQGTPPCQSPSAAAAAPPAQLPGAVIVSGPGPPLPEPPIAPQPPGKGRRLSAAPGRGRRPSRPPRPRPVPLDAPRPPAPLPAAPSEPAAQAPPESREVPVADGDQVPPSSSFSRRSLASIRPRRPSRDMGVPRLGVRRGATRWVLPEVKVVDVSNDPERARSLTRLLAPATLQVLLAAARATKAELQLCDPWLASVRLAPGVTVRWGGSERRGPAPAGHGGDEQGDEALRRAEKDLKPILPYPACRLSEYGESEEELEKALGTRQLPGLLLPGALPAPGRPLSPRVSPVPRLAPGMALYDALGARGSSPALLKRAEVNKKH from the exons ATGGAGCCCCGGGACGCCAAAGGGGGCGGGATGGCCGAG AAAGCGAAACCCCTCGGGGCCGGCACCAGATCGAAGAAGGACAAGTCACACACGGCCAGCCGAGCCCAGCCCCGGCAGTCCAAGAAGGTGTCCCTCGAAACCCAGCCCACCCCGTCCCCGGATGCCGCGTCCCTGCCCCGGGAGCCCTTGGACGTCGGGCCCATCCTGGACGAGCTCCTGGAGCGGGTCCTGACCGAGTGCACGCTGGCGGCCGTGGCTCGGCAA CTGGTGCCCTTCACGGTGGCGCGGGCGCGGGACGCCATCCTGTTTGTCGCCGAGTGGCGGTTCCTGGTGCGGGACGACGGGGACCCGGATCCCGAACGGGACGGAGTCTGGAAGGAGGACGAGGAGCCCCAAACCTTCTGGGACACCTGGACAGACACCATCGCGGAGGCCTCTCTGTCCTCGGAAGAG GTCCCCGTGGCAGCCGAGGCTGAAAGTCCCCTCGTGTGTCCCGGCGAGGTCCCCGCCCTGGATGTCCCTGTGCCCCCGGAGCAG GGGACGCCGCCGTGCCAGTCCCCCTCCGCAGCAGCCGCGGCTCCTCCCGCTCAGCTTCCCGGCGCCGTCATCGTGTCCGGGCCGGGACCACCCCTCCCGGAGCCGCCCATCGCTCCCCAGCCCCCCGGGAAGGGTCGCCGCCTCTCCGCGGCCCCCGGGAGGGGCCGCCGACCCTCCcggcccccgcggccccggccggTCCCGCTGGACGCGCCCCGGCCCCCGGCTCCGCTGCCGGCCGCGCCCTCGGAACCCGCGGCGCAGGCACCGCCGGAGTCCCGCGAGGTGCCGGTGGCGGACGGCGACCAAGTGCCGCCGTCGTCATCCTTCTCCCGCCGCAGCCTGGCATCCATCCGGCCGCGCAGACCCTCCCGCGACATGGGGGTGCCCAGGCTGGGTGTCCGCCGCGGTGCCACTCGCTGGGTGTTGCCCGAGGTGAAGGTGGTGGACGTGAGCAACGACCCCGAGCGGGCGCGGTCGCTGACCCGGTTGCTAGCGCCGGCAACCCTGCAGGTCCTCTTGGCAGCCGCGCGGGCCACCAAGGCCGAGCTGCAGCTGTGCGACCCCTGGCTGGCCTCGGTTCGCCTGGCTCCCGGTGTCACCGTGCGCTGGGGCGGCAGCGAGCGGCGCGGGCCGGCCCCGGCGGGGCATGGCGGGGACGAGCAGGGGGACGAGGCGTTGAGGAGGGCGGAGAAGGATCTGAAGCCCATCCTGCCCTACCCGGCGTGCCGGCTCTCAGAGTACGGAGAAtcagaggaggagctggaaaaggCGCTGGGAACGCGGCagctcccggggctgctcctcccGGGAGCTCTCCCGGCTCCGGGGAGACCCCTGTCGCCCCGTGTCTCGCCGGTGCCCCGGCTGGCACCGGGCATGGCACTGTACGACGCTCTCGGAGCTCGGGGCTCTTCGCCAGCGCTGCTGAAAAGAGCAGAAGTCAATAAAAAACACTAA
- the WDR54 gene encoding WD repeat-containing protein 54 → MAAAASTGPYRRERSLALRSSSSALYNNLAVLCPPGRPPAFGAVHGATLSLLGSEGPPRQLQARGGGSALITPLLTQAAWCELPSRVLLVLTSQRGVQMYEADGSTMVFWHALDVPELPAAHSVFARGIAAAGGRFICVGTSFGAVLVFDVPPKGTNVTLSEVLEQHRDPITDIAAEQGQAPDGAGDLVTADDSGTLCLWSSGEEFTLLGKIPGSGCTCSSVALWNGIVAAGYGNGQIRLWEAGSGRIRAQVSAHARWIYALDLAPLTGKLLSGAEDSFVHVWKLSRNPDTDDIEVQHCHAECVTDTQVCGARFCDPAGDTFAVTGYDLSEILCYGPA, encoded by the exons atggcggcggcggcgagcaCCGG GCCGTACCGGCGGGAGCGCAGCCTGGCCCTGCGCAGCAGCAGCTCGGCCCTGTACAACAACCTGGCCGTGCTGTGCCCTCCCGGCCGGCCCCCGGCCTTCGGGGCCGTGCACGGCGCCACCCTCAGCCTGCTGGGCAGCGAGGGGCCCCCCCGGCAGCTGCAGGCCCGGGGAGGGGGCTCTGCCCTCATCACCCCCCTGCTCACACAG GCCGCGTGGTGCGAGCTCCCGTCGcgggtgctgctggtgctcacATCCCAGCGCGGGGTCCAG ATGTACGAGGCTGACGGCTCCACCATGGTGTTCTGGCACGCGCTGGACGTCCCGGAGCTCCCGGCAG CACATTCCGTGTTCGCCCGAGGCATCGCCGCGGCCGGCGGCCGCTTCATCTGCGTGG GGACGTCCTTTGGGGCCGTGCTGGTGTTTGATGTCCCCCCGAAAGGGACCAACGTGACGCTGAGCGAGGTCCTGGAGCAGCACCGGGATCCCATCACCGACATCGCGGCCGAGCAGGGCCAGGCCCCG GACGGGGCTGGGGACCTGGTGACAGCCGATGACTCCGGGACCCTCTGCCTCTGGAGCAGCGGGGAGGAGTTCACCCTGCTCGGGAAGATCCCGGGATCTGG CTGCACCTGCTCCTCGGTGGCGCTGTGGAACGGGATCGTGGCTGCGGGCTATGGGAACGGGCAGATCCGGCTGTGGGAAGCGGGGTCGGGGCGGATCCGTGCCCAGGTGAGCGCCCACGCCCGCTGGATCTACGCGCTCGACCTGGCACCGCTCACCGGCAAG CTGCTGTCGGGTGCAGAGGATTCCTTTGTCCACGTCTGGAAGCTCAGCAGGAACCCGGACACCGACGACATCGAG GTGCAGCACTGCCACGCCGAGTGCGTGACGGACACGCAGGTTTGCGGCGCCCGCTTCTGTGACCCCGCCGGGGACACCTTCGCTGTCACCGGCTACGACCTGAGCGAGATCCTCTGCTACGGCCCCGCCTGA
- the LOC128806178 gene encoding retinol dehydrogenase 13-like yields MELLGALSPPWWLLLLLLLALPLWATRRSPWEPRECPTDLTGKTVIVTGANSGIGKSVATDLARRNARTILACRSQERGQAAVEEIRAATGNPAVVLRLLDTGSLASVRAFASAVLREEPRLDVLVNNAGVTGLPFAITSEGLEQTFATNYLGPFLLTNLLLDLLKASAPARVVNVSSFRHSAGTADSGYLTGQRCPGRHDAAYNSTKLMNVLFTAELARRLQGTGVTANAVSPGMVSTSIMRHFSWAVRALFVLLRPFMKSAEQGAASTIFCAVSEEAAGVTGKYFDSSCRLALPSAAARDAALARKLWEASERLTGLTEQD; encoded by the exons atggagctgctgggggctcTGAGCCCCCCGTggtggctcctgctgctcctgctcctggccctgccgCTCTGGGCCACGCGCAGAAGCCCCTGGGAGCCCCGCGAGTGTCCCACGGACCTGACGGGCAAGACAGTGATTGTCACCGGAGCCAACAGCG GCATCGGCAAGAGCGTGGCCACGGACCTGGCGCGCCGGAACGCCCGCACCATCCTGGCGTGCCGGAGCCAGGAGCGGGGCCAGGCGGCCGTGGAGGAGATCCGGGCGGCCACCGGCAACCCGGCGGTGGTGCTGCGGCTGCTGGACACCGGCTCGCTGGCCTCGGTGCGCGCCTTCGCCAGCGCCGTGCTGCGCGAGGAGCCGCGGCTGGACGTGCTGGTGAACAACGCCGGCGTCACCG GGCTGCCCTTCGCCATCACGTCGGAGGGGTTGGAGCAAACCTTCGCCACCAACTACCTGGGCCCGTTCCTGCTCACCAACCTGCTCCTGG ACCTCCTGAAGGCCTCGGCGCCCGCCCGGGTGGTCAACGTGTCGTCGTTCCGGCACAGCGCGGGCACGGCCGACAGCGGGTACCTGACGGGGCAGCGGTGCCCAGGCAGGCACGATGCCGCCTACAACAGCACGAAGCTGATGAACGTGCTCTTCACCGCCGAGCTGGCACGGCGCCTGCAGGGCACAG GGGTGACGGCCAACGCGGTGAGCCCCGGCATGGTGAGCACCAGCATCATGCGCCACTTCAGCTGGGCCGTGCGGGCGCTCTTCGTCCTCCTCCGCCCCTTCATGAAG TCGGCCGAGCAGGGCGCTGCCAGCACCATCTTCTGCGCCGTCTCGGAGGAAGCGGCGGGCGTCACCGGGAAATACTTCGACAGCAGCTGCCGGCTGGCGCTGCCCTCGGCGGCCGCCCGCGACGCCGCGCTGGCACGGAAGCTCTGGGAGGCATCGGAGCGGCTGACGGGGCTCACGGAGCAGGACTGA
- the LOC128806171 gene encoding rho-related BTB domain-containing protein 1-like isoform X2, with translation MDPDVDYERPNVETIKCVVVGDNAVGKTRLICARACNATLSQYRLLATHVPTVWAIDQYRVCQEVLERSRDVVDEVSVSLRLWDTFGDHHKDRRFAYGRSDVVVLCFSLANPNSLRHVKTMWYPEIKHFCPRTPIVLVGCQLDLRYADLDAVNRARRPLAKPIKPSDILPPERGHEVAQELGVPYYETSVVAQFGVKDVFDNAIRAALVSRRHLQFWKSHLRKMQRPLLQAPFLPPKPPPPLIQVPDAPPGLGGGPAALFQAPLCADVVFQLQGGHRVFAHRVYLATACSRFYDLFTLEAPPGTLGEGDGGTRDLSSWGRGFLSLRWEPVADPVAGRERRMAVVAMDRGVRPEPLRAVLEYLYTGQLERPHGDLRQVGAVAELLEVFDLRMMVANELNQESFMNQEITKAFHVRRANRVKECLAKGVFADVVFHVDDGAVPAHKPLLIAGCDWMRAMFRGGFRESYASEVSLPGTNCACLRAVLDFLYTGVFTPTPDLDAMELLILTDRLCLPRLQALTEQYAVDELLRAFMQRVEIDEQVIIYLEMTQRTRRTSSGTAGPRCGT, from the exons aTGGACCCCGACGTGGACTACGAGCGCCCCAACGTCGAGACCATCAAGTGCGTCGTGGTGGGCGACAACGCCGTGGGCAAGACGCGGCTGATCTGCGCCCGCGCCTGCAACGCCACGCTGAGCCAGTACCGGCTGCTGGCCACACACGTGCCCACCGTGTGGGCCATCGACCAGTACCGCGTCTGCCAGGAG GTGCTGGAGCGCTCCCGGGATGTGGTGGACGAGGTCAGCGTCTCCCTGCGCCTCTGGGACACCTTTGGGGACCACCACAAAGACCGGCGCTTCGCTTATGGCAG GTCGGACGTGGTGGTGCTCTGCTTCTCGCTGGCGAACCCCAACTCGCTGCGGCACGTGAAGACCATGTGGTACCCCGAGATCAAGCACTTCTGCCCCCGCACCCCCATCGTGCTGGTGGGCTGCCAGCTGGACCTGCGCTACGCCGACCTGGACGCCGTCAACCGCGCGCGCCGGCCGCTGGCCAA GCCCATCAAGCCCTCGGACATCCTGCCACCGGAGCGGGGGCACGAGgtggcccaggagctgggggtgccaTACTACGAGACCAGCGTGGTGGCCCAGTTCGGGGTCAAGGACGTGTTCGACAACGCCATCCGCGCCGCGCTCGTGTCCCGCCGCCACCTGCAGTTCTGGAAGTCCCACCTGCGCAAGATGCAGCGCCCGCTGCTGCAGGCGCCCTTCCtgccccccaagccccccccgcccctcatCCAGGTGCCCGACGCCCCCCCTGGCCTCGGGGGGGGCCCGGCCGCGCTGTTCCAAGCCCCGCTCTGCGCCGACGTCGTCTTCCAGCTGCAGGGCGGCCACCGCGTCTTCGCCCACCGCGTCTACCTGGCCACCGCCTGCTCGCGCTTCTACGACCTCTTCACGCTGGAGGCGCCGCCCGGGACCCTCGGCGAAGGGGACGGGGGGACCCGTGACCTGTCATCGTGGGGCCGCGGCTTCCTGAGCCTGCGCTGGGAGCCGGTGGCCGACCCGGtggcggggcgggagcggcggatGGCGGTGGTGGCCATGGACCGGGGCGTGCGGCCGGAGCCGCTCCGCGCCGTGCTGGAATATTTGTACACGGGCCAGCTGGAGCGGCCCCACGGCGACCTGCGCCAGGTGGGCGCcgtggccgagctgctggaggtGTTCGACCTGCGCATGATGGTGGCCAACGAGCTCAACCAGGAGAGCTTCATGAACCAGGAGATCACCAAGGCCTTCCACGTGCGCCGCGCCAACCGCGTCAAGGAGTGCCTGGCCAAGGGCGTCTTCGCAG acGTGGTGTTCCACGTGGATGACGGGGCGGTGCCGGCGCACAAGCCGCTGCTCATCGCCGGCTGCGACTGGATGAGGGCCATGTTCCGAGGGGGCTTCCGCGAGAGCTACGCCAGCGAG gtgtccctgcccggcACCAACTGCGCCTGCCTCCGCGCCGTCCTCGACTTCCTCTACACGGGGGTCTTCACCCCCACGCCCGACCTGGAcgccatggagctgctcatccTCACGGACCGGCTGTGCCTGCCGCGGCTGCAGGCGCTCACCG AGCAATACGCCGTGGACGAGCTGCTCCGAGCCTTCATGCAGCGCGTGGAGATCGACGAGCAGGTCATCATCTACCTGGAGATGACGCAG AGAACCAGGCGCACTTCGAGCGGCACCGCTGGCCCCCGGTGTGGTACCTGA
- the LOC128806170 gene encoding LOW QUALITY PROTEIN: drebrin-like (The sequence of the model RefSeq protein was modified relative to this genomic sequence to represent the inferred CDS: deleted 1 base in 1 codon) gives MAGPGLERYRLALLAAREDVGNPRAGTDWAVFGYEKHHDLKLLDSGAGGADELAGKFSVGSVMYGLCRVPDPGSGTPRIVLISWVGEKVPESQRAACAGHLPAIRSFFREATAVISARRPEEVTAEGLRRVLAQLEPPAPRPPRRTPQDTPELVGTNYRKTNPALELQRTQRDSFWEQAEREEQQRKEQERQREREQRRRWERERMEEERLQAAERERRLQERERLIEERRQEQARLDAEERRKEQERWEQQQREQEAAERERGGRTGVSGTAAEAAILVSQRTQNPREFFRQRERSGSTSTSPLPGSTPGARRPFLRYQRSLTESAFIFRRPEPPQTPPPAVSRGAPPPSPRRPPPPLPPGPAGTGTLQCATTGTPASPMGRGTPPSATQGTPPSPARAGSPHASSPVGTGTPQCATSGTPVSPVGTGTPQCGTLGTPSSPARAGSPHATSPVGTGTPQCATTGTPHSPSGTGTPPSATPGSPPSPVVTATPQSATTGTPSSPMGTGTPPSATLGTPSFATTRSGSPPAMSGPPPSPPRMGVPPVPSGPGSCESTYGVEPLPPSSTPGLGSPPSPPRDEEGPHPDTPPLPSPPAWESLGPLLEDVPSPREGSPIPPAGPPLHSPSPPRPLQDPQDLGRNGIGGHEWGGGWEAPWEPGPPHGQGDEPSESLVLHKATPGFALLLARDAPHPPLLGGPSPPTEDEDLSPHAV, from the exons atggcggggccggggctggagcGGTACCGGCTGGCGCTGCTGGCGGCGCGGGAGGACGTGGGGAACCCCCGGGCTGGGACCGACTG GGCCGTCTTTGGCTATGAGAAGCACCACGACCTCAAGCTCCTGGATTCCGGAG CCGGGGGGGCGGATGAGCTCGCTGGAAAATTCTCTGTGGGCAGCGTCATGTACGGGCTGTGCCGGGTCCCCGATCCTGGCTCTGGCACCCCCAGGATCGTCCTTATCAGCTGG GTGGGGGAAAAAGTACCGGAATCGCAGCGGGCGGCGTGTGCCGGGCACCTGCCGGCCATCCGGAGCTTCTTCAGG GAGGCCACGGCCGTGATCAGCGCCCGCCGCCCCGAGGAGGTGACGGCGGAGGGGCTGCGCCGAGTGCTGGCCCAGCTGGAGCCCCCCGCCCCTCGCCCTCCCAGGAGGACCCCCCAGGACACCCCGGAGCTGGTG ggaACCAACTACCGCAAGACCAACCcggcactggagctgcagcgcACCCAGCGCGATTCCTTCTGGGAGCAGGCTGAG CGCGAGGAGCAGCAGCGGAAGGAGCAGGAGCggcagcgggagcgggagcagcGGCGGCGCTGGGAGCGGGAGCGCATGGAGGAGGAGCGGCTGCAGGCGGCCGAGCGGGAGCGGCGGCTGCAGGAGCGGGAGCGGCTCATCGAGGAGCGGCG GCAGGAGCAGGCGCGGCTGGACGCGGAGGAgcggaggaaggagcaggagcgATGG gagcagcagcagcgggagcAGGAGGCGGCCGAGCGGGAGCGCGGGGGTCGCACCGGGGTCAGCGGCACGGCGGCC GAAGCCGCCATCCTGGTCTCCCAGCGCACCCAGAACCCCCGGGAATTCTTCCGGCAGCGGGAGCGCTCGGGGTCCACGTCCACATCCCCCCTGCCCGGCAGCACCCCCG GTGCCCGCCGGCCCTTCCTGCGGTACCAGCGCAGCCTGACGGAATCCGCCTTCATCTTCCGCCGGCCGgagcccccccagaccccccctcCCGCTGTTTCCAGGGGGGCACCGCCCCCCAGcccccgccggccgccgccgcctctgccccccggccccgcggggacagggacactccaGTGTGCCACCACCGGGACCCCCGCCAGCCCCATGGGGAGGGGCACCCCTCCCTCTGCCACTCAGGGGAcgccccccagcccagcccgagCAGGGTCCCCCCATGCCAGCAGTCCTGTGGGGACGGGGACCCCCCAGTGTGCCACCAGCGGCACCCCCGTCAgccctgtggggacagggaccccacAATGTGGCACCCTGGGGACCCCCTCCAGCCCGGCCCGAGCAGGGTCCCCCCATGCCACCAGTCCTGTGGGGACGGGGACCCCCCAGTGTGCCACCACCGGGactccccacagcccctcggggacagggacccctccctctgccaccccagggagcccccccagccctgtggtGACGGCCACCCCCCAGAGTGCCACCACTGGCACCCCCTCCAGCCCCATGGGAACGGGGACCCCTCCCTCCgccaccctggggacccccagtTTTGCCACCACCAGGTCAGGGTCCCCCCCTGCCATGTCTGggccccctcccagccccccccGGATGGgggtcccccctgtcccctctgggcCGGGGTCTTGTGAAAGCACTTATGGGGTAgagcccctccctccttccagcaCTCCCGGCTTGGGgtctccccccagccccccccggGATGAGGAGGGGCCCCACCCGGACact ccccccctccccagccccccagcATGGGAATCTCTGGGGCCACTGCTTGAGGATGTCCCCAGCCCGCGGGAGGGGTCCCCAATACCCCCGGCCGGGCcccccctgcacagccccagccccccccgCCCGCTGCAGGACCCCCAGGATTTGGGGCGCAATGGAATCGGGGGGCACGAgtggggggggggctgggaggCCCCCTGGGAGCCGGGACCCCCCCACGGGCAG GGGGACGAGCCCAGCGAGAGCCTCGTCCTGCACAAAGCCACGCCAG GCTTTGCGCTGCTGCTGGCCCGGGACGCCCCCCACCCACCGCTTTT
- the LOC128806171 gene encoding rho-related BTB domain-containing protein 2-like isoform X1, with the protein MDPDVDYERPNVETIKCVVVGDNAVGKTRLICARACNATLSQYRLLATHVPTVWAIDQYRVCQEVLERSRDVVDEVSVSLRLWDTFGDHHKDRRFAYGRSDVVVLCFSLANPNSLRHVKTMWYPEIKHFCPRTPIVLVGCQLDLRYADLDAVNRARRPLAKPIKPSDILPPERGHEVAQELGVPYYETSVVAQFGVKDVFDNAIRAALVSRRHLQFWKSHLRKMQRPLLQAPFLPPKPPPPLIQVPDAPPGLGGGPAALFQAPLCADVVFQLQGGHRVFAHRVYLATACSRFYDLFTLEAPPGTLGEGDGGTRDLSSWGRGFLSLRWEPVADPVAGRERRMAVVAMDRGVRPEPLRAVLEYLYTGQLERPHGDLRQVGAVAELLEVFDLRMMVANELNQESFMNQEITKAFHVRRANRVKECLAKGVFADVVFHVDDGAVPAHKPLLIAGCDWMRAMFRGGFRESYASEVSLPGTNCACLRAVLDFLYTGVFTPTPDLDAMELLILTDRLCLPRLQALTEQYAVDELLRAFMQRVEIDEQVIIYLEMTQFHNARQLAAWCLHYICTNYNRVCRRFPREMKFMSPENQAHFERHRWPPVWYLKEEDLYLRSKKEREREEQLQRKQHPRSKWCFWRPSPPVS; encoded by the exons aTGGACCCCGACGTGGACTACGAGCGCCCCAACGTCGAGACCATCAAGTGCGTCGTGGTGGGCGACAACGCCGTGGGCAAGACGCGGCTGATCTGCGCCCGCGCCTGCAACGCCACGCTGAGCCAGTACCGGCTGCTGGCCACACACGTGCCCACCGTGTGGGCCATCGACCAGTACCGCGTCTGCCAGGAG GTGCTGGAGCGCTCCCGGGATGTGGTGGACGAGGTCAGCGTCTCCCTGCGCCTCTGGGACACCTTTGGGGACCACCACAAAGACCGGCGCTTCGCTTATGGCAG GTCGGACGTGGTGGTGCTCTGCTTCTCGCTGGCGAACCCCAACTCGCTGCGGCACGTGAAGACCATGTGGTACCCCGAGATCAAGCACTTCTGCCCCCGCACCCCCATCGTGCTGGTGGGCTGCCAGCTGGACCTGCGCTACGCCGACCTGGACGCCGTCAACCGCGCGCGCCGGCCGCTGGCCAA GCCCATCAAGCCCTCGGACATCCTGCCACCGGAGCGGGGGCACGAGgtggcccaggagctgggggtgccaTACTACGAGACCAGCGTGGTGGCCCAGTTCGGGGTCAAGGACGTGTTCGACAACGCCATCCGCGCCGCGCTCGTGTCCCGCCGCCACCTGCAGTTCTGGAAGTCCCACCTGCGCAAGATGCAGCGCCCGCTGCTGCAGGCGCCCTTCCtgccccccaagccccccccgcccctcatCCAGGTGCCCGACGCCCCCCCTGGCCTCGGGGGGGGCCCGGCCGCGCTGTTCCAAGCCCCGCTCTGCGCCGACGTCGTCTTCCAGCTGCAGGGCGGCCACCGCGTCTTCGCCCACCGCGTCTACCTGGCCACCGCCTGCTCGCGCTTCTACGACCTCTTCACGCTGGAGGCGCCGCCCGGGACCCTCGGCGAAGGGGACGGGGGGACCCGTGACCTGTCATCGTGGGGCCGCGGCTTCCTGAGCCTGCGCTGGGAGCCGGTGGCCGACCCGGtggcggggcgggagcggcggatGGCGGTGGTGGCCATGGACCGGGGCGTGCGGCCGGAGCCGCTCCGCGCCGTGCTGGAATATTTGTACACGGGCCAGCTGGAGCGGCCCCACGGCGACCTGCGCCAGGTGGGCGCcgtggccgagctgctggaggtGTTCGACCTGCGCATGATGGTGGCCAACGAGCTCAACCAGGAGAGCTTCATGAACCAGGAGATCACCAAGGCCTTCCACGTGCGCCGCGCCAACCGCGTCAAGGAGTGCCTGGCCAAGGGCGTCTTCGCAG acGTGGTGTTCCACGTGGATGACGGGGCGGTGCCGGCGCACAAGCCGCTGCTCATCGCCGGCTGCGACTGGATGAGGGCCATGTTCCGAGGGGGCTTCCGCGAGAGCTACGCCAGCGAG gtgtccctgcccggcACCAACTGCGCCTGCCTCCGCGCCGTCCTCGACTTCCTCTACACGGGGGTCTTCACCCCCACGCCCGACCTGGAcgccatggagctgctcatccTCACGGACCGGCTGTGCCTGCCGCGGCTGCAGGCGCTCACCG AGCAATACGCCGTGGACGAGCTGCTCCGAGCCTTCATGCAGCGCGTGGAGATCGACGAGCAGGTCATCATCTACCTGGAGATGACGCAG tTCCACAACGCCCGGCAACTGGCCGCGTGGTGCCTGCACTACATCTGCACCAACTACAACCGCGTGTGCCGCCGCTTCCCCCGCGAGATGAAGTTCATGTCCCCAG AGAACCAGGCGCACTTCGAGCGGCACCGCTGGCCCCCGGTGTGGTACCTGAAGGAGGAGGATCTGTACCTGCGCTCCAAGAAGGAGCGGGAGcgcgaggagcagctgcagcgcAAGCAGCACCCCCGCAGCAAGTGGTGCTTCTGGAGGCCCTCGCCCCCCGTGTCCTGA